The Thalassophryne amazonica chromosome 13, fThaAma1.1, whole genome shotgun sequence genome window below encodes:
- the LOC117523076 gene encoding multiple inositol polyphosphate phosphatase 1-like, with product MPITVCKLILGHFVVIVVISCCFCRYANPEDNPNIPGIAKYFSTKGRYEEVNPHLLEDILSVNASILQPPSAQCRQIYLTAVIRHGTRYPTTKNVKKMQQLHKIVLDKASFKDSWLREIQTQWRMWYTEDMDGKLVQKGVSDLKHLAVRLSKLFPSLISEEKLRGGLIKFITSSKHRCVNSTLAFKAGLTQLWAIEDQGFEHVVNDALMRFFDRCTKFVKDVEDNPSAMAELDKFKMGPEMRRVQEKIADRLRVPYSLITDDMAEAAFYLCAYEFAIKTINSPWCRLFDEVDGQVMEYAGDLKQFWKRAYGYNINSKSSCILFHDMFSRLDKAANENKSGQPMTEAVTVQIGHAETLLPLLTLLGFFKDIDILTSTNYATQTQRSFRTSRMLPYAANFLLVLYDCGDGDLRLQPLLNEQPLTFPGMTEEQVSMPQYQQVKEHYRDLLSGCDFETECQLFSHPSEA from the exons ATGCCGATCACCGTGTGTAAACTTATTCTCGGTCACTTCGTCGTCATTGTCGTTATTTCGTGTTGTTTCTGCAGATATGCGAATCCCGAGGATAATCCTAATATTCCAGGAATCGCCAAATATTTCAGCACGAAGGGGAGGTATGAGGAAGTCAACCCACATCTGTTAGAGGACATTCTGTCTGTGAACGCTTCCATTCTGCAGCCGCCATCTGCGCAGTGCCGACAAATCTATCTGACTGCAGTCATACGACATGGAACCAGATACCCGACCACCAAAAACGTCAAGAAAATGCAGCAGCTCCACAAGATTGTCCTGGATAAAGCTTCCTTCAAAGACAGCTGGTTGCGTGAGATCCAGACCCAGTGGAGGATGTGGTACACTGAGGACATGGACGGAAAACTGGTCCAGAAAGGAGTGAGTGATCTCAAGCATTTGGCTGTCAGGTTGTCCAAACTGTTCCCCTCCCTGATCTCTGAGGAGAAGCTGCGAGGTGGACTCATCAAATTCATAACCAGCTCCAAGCACAGGTGCGTCAACAGCACTTTGGCCTTCAAGGCAGGACTGACCCAACTGTGGGCTATTGAAG ATCAAGGCTTTGAGCATGTAGTGAATGATGCTCTGATGAGGTTTTTTGAccggtgcaccaagtttgtgaagGATGTTGAGGACAATCCGTCAGCTATGGCAGAGCTGGACAAGTTCAAGATGGGACCAGAGATGCGGAGAGTTCAGGAGAAGATCGCCGATCGCCTCAGAGTGCCGTACAGTCTCATCACAGATG ATATGGCTGAAGCGGCGTTTTATTTGTGCGCTTACGAGTTTGCCATCAAAACCATAAACTCCCCGTGGTGTCGGCTCTTTGACGAGGTGGATGGGCAG GTTATGGAATATGCAGGTGACCTGAAGCAGTTCTGGAAAAGAGCCTATGGTTACAACATAAACAGCAAGTCAAGCTGCATCCTCTTTCATGATATGTTTAGTCGTTTGGACAAAGCAGCCAATGAGAACAA GTCTGGTCAGCCGATGACTGAAGCTGTGACAGTGCAGATTGGTCACGCAGAGACCCTCCTTCCGCTTCTTACCCTCCTGGGCTTCTTCAAAGACATTGACATTCTGACATCTACCAACTACGCCACCCAGACGCAACGCTCTTTCCGCACCAGCCGCATGTTACCTTACGCAGCAAACTTCCTCCTGGTGCTGTATGATTGCGGGGACGGCGACTTGAGACTGCAGCCACTGCTCAATGAGCAACCTTTGACTTTCCCCGGCATGACAGAAGAGCAGGTCTCCATGCCGCAgtatcagcaggtcaaagagcactACAGAGATCTGCTCTCAGGCTGTGACTTTGAGACGGAGTGTCAGCTGTTTTCACATCCATCTGAGGCGTAG